One window of the Strix uralensis isolate ZFMK-TIS-50842 chromosome 3, bStrUra1, whole genome shotgun sequence genome contains the following:
- the LOC141941905 gene encoding cystatin-F-like isoform X1 — MAVNFACSFVALCCLALWSFTGTSGATYVSPPHSTMKPGSPVPMNTDNPGVRKAARFGVYRYNNSSNDLFLFKESQINKAMVQIVRGLKYMLHVEIGRTVCEKREHSSLDNCHFQRKKSLQQMLRCYFEVWITPWLHKSYVPVALCH, encoded by the exons ATGGCAGTGAACTTTGCCTGCAGCTTCGTCGCACTTTGCTGTTTAGCGCTCTGGAGCTTCACTGGGACTTCAGGTG CTACGTATGTATCACCACCTCATTCAACCATGAAACCCGGCTCCCCTGTCCCGATGAACACTGACAACCCTGGTGTTCGCAAGGCAGCTCGCTTCGGGGTTTACAGATACAACAACAGCTCCAATGACCTCTTTCTGTTTAAGGAATCACAAATAAACAAAGCCATGGTACAG ATTGTCAGAGGGCTAAAATACATGCTCCATGTGGAAATTGGACGCACCGTGTGTGAGAAGAGGGAGCACTCCAGCCTGGATAACTGTcacttccagaggaaaaaaagcctacAACAG ATGCTGAGATGCTATTTTGAGGTCTGGATAACACCTTGGTTACATAAATCATATGTCCCTGTTGCTCTCTGTCACTGA
- the LOC141941905 gene encoding cystatin-F-like isoform X2, with amino-acid sequence MAVNFACSFVALCCLALWSFTGTSATYVSPPHSTMKPGSPVPMNTDNPGVRKAARFGVYRYNNSSNDLFLFKESQINKAMVQIVRGLKYMLHVEIGRTVCEKREHSSLDNCHFQRKKSLQQMLRCYFEVWITPWLHKSYVPVALCH; translated from the exons ATGGCAGTGAACTTTGCCTGCAGCTTCGTCGCACTTTGCTGTTTAGCGCTCTGGAGCTTCACTGGGACTTCAG CTACGTATGTATCACCACCTCATTCAACCATGAAACCCGGCTCCCCTGTCCCGATGAACACTGACAACCCTGGTGTTCGCAAGGCAGCTCGCTTCGGGGTTTACAGATACAACAACAGCTCCAATGACCTCTTTCTGTTTAAGGAATCACAAATAAACAAAGCCATGGTACAG ATTGTCAGAGGGCTAAAATACATGCTCCATGTGGAAATTGGACGCACCGTGTGTGAGAAGAGGGAGCACTCCAGCCTGGATAACTGTcacttccagaggaaaaaaagcctacAACAG ATGCTGAGATGCTATTTTGAGGTCTGGATAACACCTTGGTTACATAAATCATATGTCCCTGTTGCTCTCTGTCACTGA
- the LOC141941909 gene encoding uncharacterized protein LOC141941909 — protein MERPSKEARVEALKVVAEKLPAAHLLLLQRLISLLQNIGHHVSTSRMTSSNLAICLGPNLLGPPDEDLLPLEAMLEVTEKVKLLVEFLIENGSDILGEEMAGQMSPEPMGRSTELPLGREHGPAGEAVAQLQAKACLDAPASLLSLQRAAGADAVLGAEWAEAPVALSPATPATTVEALGCAEEPKSLSEQRRFAGFRQENASQRKRKREEAWAEETEPHQAKKRREEKMGTARKAGRCKRSGSPRC, from the exons atggagaggccaagcaaggaggccagggtggaagcgctgaaagt ggtggccgagaagttgcctgcagcccatctcctcctcctccagcgcctgatctcactgctgcagaacattggccaccacgtgtccaccagcagaatgacctccagcaacctggccatctgcctggggccaaacctgctgggcccacccgacgaggacctgctcccgctcgaggccatgctggaggtgaccgagaag gtgaagctgctggtggaatttctcattgagaacggcagtgacatcctgggggaggagatggctggccagatgtcaccagagcccatgggcagatccacag agctgcctttgggaaggGAGCATGGCCCGGCAGGTGAAGCAGTCGCACAGCtccaggcaaaagcctgcctggatgcaccagcctctctgctcagcctccagagagcagcaggggcagacgcggtgctgggagcagaatgggcggag gcacccgttgctctgtctccagccacccccgcgaccacggtagaggccctgggatgcgcagaggaaccaaagagcctctcagagcaaagaag gtttgcaggcttcCGCCAGGAGAAcgccagccaaaggaaaagaaagagagaagaggcctgggcagaagagacGGAACCCCACCAggcgaagaagagaagagaggagaagatgggcactgcaagaaaagcagggaggtgcaaaagatcGGGAAGCCCCAG gtgctga
- the LOC141941910 gene encoding uncharacterized protein LOC141941910, with the protein MERPSKEARVEALKVVAEKLPAAHLLLLQRLISLLQNIGHHVSTSRMTSSNLAICLGPNLLGPPDEDLLPLEAMLEVTEKVKLLVEFLIENGSDILGEEMAGQMSPEPMGRSTELPLGREHGPAGEAVAQLQAKACLDAPASLLSLQRAAGADAVLGAEWAEAPVALSPATPATTVEALGCAEEPKSLSEQRRFAGFRQENASQRKRKREEAWAEETEPHQAKKRREEKMGTARKAGRCKRSGSPRC; encoded by the exons atggagaggccaagcaaggaggccagggtggaagcgctgaaagt ggtggccgagaagttgcctgcagcccatctcctcctcctccagcgcctgatctcactgctgcagaacattggccaccacgtgtccaccagcagaatgacctccagcaacctggccatctgcctggggccaaacctgctgggcccacccgacgaggacctgctcccgctcgaggccatgctggaggtgaccgagaag gtgaagctgctggtggaatttctcattgagaacggcagtgacatcctgggggaggagatggctggccagatgtcaccagagcccatgggcagatccacag agctgcctttgggaaggGAGCATGGCCCGGCAGGTGAAGCAGTCGCACAGCtccaggcaaaagcctgcctggatgcaccagcctctctgctcagcctccagagagcagcaggggcagacgcggtgctgggagcagaatgggcggag gcacccgttgctctgtctccagccacccccgcgaccacggtagaggccctgggatgcgcagaggaaccaaagagcctctcagagcaaagaag gtttgcaggcttcCGCCAGGAGAAcgccagccaaaggaaaagaaagagagaagaggcctgggcagaagagacGGAACCCCACCAggcgaagaagagaagagaggagaagatgggcactgcaagaaaagcagggaggtgcaaaagatcGGGAAGCCCCAG